The Syntrophorhabdus sp. genomic sequence CAGCGGCCGCAAAGGCCGATGCCGCATTTCATCCTCGCCTCCAGGGTGGTGATGATGTTCTCATCGGGGAAATTGAGCCCCGCGAGCCCCTCGAGGACAAACTTTATCATGATGGGAGGTCCGCAGGTGATGGCTATCGTGTTCTCCGCCTTCGGCGCCTCTTCCTTGAGGACGGTGGGAACGAAACCCGTTCTCTTCGTCCATCCAGGAAATTCATTATCTACGGTGAGGATGAGGTTCACGTCAGATCGTTCTTCCCATTCCTTCAATTCGTCCTTGTAGCACAGATCAGGGGGCGTCCTCGATCCATAGATAATGGTTATATCCTTGTAATCCGCCCTGTTATCGAGCATGTAAAGGATAAGGGTCCGAAGCGGGGCAAGCCCGATGCCGCCGCCGATGAAAAGGATGTTCTTCCCCTTCATGTCATTATAGGGAAACCAGTTGCCGAGAGGCGCCCTCACACCGATCACGTCGCCTTCATAGATCCCGTGAAGGGCCGTCGTGACCTCTCCGGCCTTCATGACGCTGAACTGGAGGTATTCCATGCGCGTCGGCGGGGAATTGATAACGAAGGTGGATTCGCCGACACCGAAAACGGAGAGCTGCCCGACCTGACCCGGCTCGAACGTGAAGCTCTTCATCTTCTCCGCGTCGTTGAACACGACCTGGAAGGACTTTATGTTTGGCGTCTCTTCGATCACCTTCGTAACTGTCGCCAGTTCAGGAAGGTATGGATTCTCATTCCCTGTCATCACGCGCTCCTAATTCTTTGCGTCTTTCTTTTCCGCGGCCCAAGCCTGCGGATCCGCCTTCGGGTCTCTCAGGTACCCTACGATCTCGCTGATATCCACGGACACCGGACAGTACCGAATGCACCTTCCACAGCCCGTGCAGGCTATGGCACCATCGTACTTCTCCGGGTAATAGTAGAATTTATGTCCCACGCGGTTCCTGAACCTCCTGTTCTTCACCGGCCTCGGGTTGTGCCCGCTTGTCTCAAGGGTGAAATGCTGGAACATGCAGGAATCCCACGACCTTACACGCTCGCCCGTGGTGACCGCCTGCTCGTCGGTGATGTTGAAGCAGTAGCAGGTGGGGCACAGGAACGTGCAGGCGCCGCAGCTGAGGCACTTCTCGACCACCCGGCCCCAGAAGTCCCCGCTGTCGAAGAGCTCAGGTGATATCTTGTCCGCTCCCTCCGGGAAGGGATTTCTCACCGCGGCAGTCGCCTTTTCGTTGGCTGCCTTCGCCTTCGCCTCGTATGAGGCTCCGTCCTGGACCATCGGCAGCGACATGACGGCCTTGCCTTTGTCCGTCACCGCCTCGAGGTAGTATCCACCGTCGACCTCGGTCATGACCACGTCCGACCCTTCGGTCACGGCAGGCCCGCCCCCCACACCGACACAGAAACAGCCCGCCACCGGTCCGTTGCAGCACCTGGTCACGATGGTGGTGTTCTCGCGGCGCTTTTTGTAATAAGGATCTGCGGTATCGGTGTCGATGAAGACCCTGTCGATGATCGTGAAACCCCTGGCATCGCAGGGACGCCCGCCGAAAACGACCGTCTTCGGGAAGTCGGTGTTCACCTTGAGCTCCACGTCCATTTTCTGGGGTTTGTCGGCCTCCTTCTTGAACTCGAAGGAAAGCAGCGTCTCGGACTGGGGATAGATGGCCCCTTTCGGCGGCGTGTTAGCCGGCCGGTCGAGGGAGATCTCCTTATCGGGTGTGTACTCACGGAAGATGATCGTGTCCCCTTCGAGGCACGGAGCAAAGACGGTCGCGTCTTTACCGAGGGCCTCGACGAATTCCTTTATCTTCTCTTTCGGAAGGTATCCTTTGTCGGCCATTAGAGTTTATGCTCCTTGATCTTAGCTTCGTCAACATTAAAGGTGTACATCGGCGGCTTGTCCTCGGGGTTGACTCCCGGGATATAGTCGAAGAGTTCCTTCATCTCTTTGTTGATCTTCTTCTTCAGCTTCGCAACGGGGATCTCCATGGGACACGCACGTTCACACTCCCCGCACTCCACGCACCGTCCCGCGAGATGAAGGGCGTGGATCATGTGGAACATGAACTTCTCGTCGAGGCTGAGCTTCTGGGTGATCCAGTGCGGGTCACGTGTCTCGGCGATGCAGCTGTCCTGGCACACGCACATTGGGCACGCGTTCCGGCAGGCATAACAACGGATACACTTGCTGAACTCGCTCTCGAAATACGCCTTTCGCTCCTCGAGCGTCTTCCCTTCCAGCTCCACCACATCGGCATAGACACTCTCCGCCGGTTTGTCGGACTGTATGGCGTCCCCCGTAAGGTGGTCGTAGATAACCGGGGTCGGATACTGGCATGATGCGCACTTGCTGGGACAGACATCGGCTATCGCGAAGGTCTTCTCGCCCGACGGCGTCTTCACCTTTACCGAACCGTCCGTGAAGGTCACGTCCTCCACCGGCTCATTCCCGATCGCCTTCTGGACCTTCTTTTTGCTGATGATGCCCTTGCAGGGGATCCCGACGATGACGACATTGTCCCTGTCGATGAGGCCTTCCTGCATGTACTGGACGATCGTCCTCGAATCGCAGCCCTTCACCGCGACCGCCACCTTCTTCTTCTGTGACGGGAGATAGCTCGCGAGGTTCTGCGCACAGAGGGGGTTCCACACAACCTTGTCGGCCTGCTCGGGGGACGTTATGAAGATCGGCGTCACATTGAGCTTGTCAAAACCCTCCTGCCAGCATATGACGGTCTCCACATCGGGGAGGACCTGCTTGATGATCTCTTTAAGCTTCTGAGTACTCAATCTGCCTTCTCCTTACTTTTGATGCATGGGGCCGAGCGCGTGGACCTGTTTCGTAAAGTCCGTTACGACCTGTTGCCATTTCGCGCCTTCAGAGGCCGAAACCCATGTATAGTGGAATCTCCTGCCGTCGATGCCCAGGAACGGCAGGAGCCTTTTGAGCATTTCCAGCCTGCGCCGCGCGTAGAAATTGCCGTCCGTGTAATGGCAATCCCTGGGATGGCATCCGGAGACGAGAACACCGTCGGCACCCGTCAGAAGGGCGCGCACGACGAACATGGGGTCGACGCGACCCGAGCAGGGAACCCTGATGATCCTCAGGTCCGTGGGCTGCCTGAACCTGCCCACACCCGCGGTATCGGCGCCGCCGTAGGAACACCAGTTACAGAGAAAACCAACGATCCGCAGTTCTTTGGGTGCTACTTCTGACATATTGCATTAACCTCCGCTAAGAGCTGGTTGTCCGTGAAATGCTGCAGCTGGATAGCACCGCAGGGACAGGTGGATGTGCAGACACCGCATCCGGCACAGACCGTTTCGATGACCTTTGCGACCTTCTTCCCGTTCCGTAAGGTGTCTTCAACGATCGCCTGGAAGGGACAGGTCTTAAGGCACTTCAAACAGCCCACACACGTATTCTGGTTGACCTGGGCGATGGCCGGGTCGGATTCGAGCATGTCCTTCGAGAAGAGAGACAGGACTTTTGCCGCGGCGGCGGATCCCTGTCCAACCGATGCCGGGATGTCCTTCGGGCCCTGGCAGGCGCCGGCGAGGAAGACACCCGACGTGTTCGTTTCAACGGGCCTCAACTTCGGGTGGGACTCGACATAGAACCCGAAGGTGTCGTAGGAGATATGGAGCTTCTCTGCCATCTGCGCTGCACCCGGTGCGGCAACGACCGCGGTCCCGAGCACAACGAGATCGGCTTCGATCTCGACCTGCGTCCCGAGGAGCGTATCCGCCCCCCTCACCACCATCTTCTTCCCCTTCGGGTAGATACGCGACACCCTGCCGCGGATATACTTGGCGCCGTACTCTTCCTGGGCACGGCGGGTAAACTCATCATAACCCTTGCCCGGGGACCTGACGTCCATGTAGAAGACGTAGGACTGTGAATCGGGGATATGGTCCTTCGTCAGAATGGCCTGTTTGGCGATGTACATGCAGCAAAAGTTGGAGCAGTAGGGAACGCCCAGGGACTTGTCGCGGGACCCCGCACAGGAAACGAAAACGATTGTCTTCGGCTCTTCGTGGTCCGACGGCCTGATGATGTGGCCCGATGTCGGGCCGGAGGCGTTGAGGAACCGCTCGTACTGGATGCCGGTGATGACGTCGGGATACCGTCCGCCACCGTACTCGGTGAGCCTTTCGATATCCATGAGGCCGTACCCTGTTGCAGTGATGATGGCCCCGACCTCCTCGGTAATGAACTCTTCCTGCATTTCGTAATTGATGGCGCCAGTGGGACAGACCTTCGCGCAGACCCCGCACTTGCCCTTTGTGAACTGCCGGCAAAAGTTGGGGTCTATCGTCGCCTTCTTCGGGATCGCCTGCGGGAAGGGGATGTTGATGGCCCGTGTCGGCGCCGCGCCGAAGTTGAAATGGTCGTAGGCGTTCTTCGTGGGACACTTCTCCATGCAGAGCCCGCAACCCGTGCACTTCGTCCAATCGACATAGGTCGGTTTCTTCCGGATCTTTACCTGGTAGTTGCCGACATAGCCCTTGATCTCGGCTATCTCGCTGTATGCGTGAAGTTTAATGAGGTCGTGCTGCGCCACGTCGACCATCTTGGGCCCCAGGATACAGATGGAACAGTCGACGGTGGGGAAGGTCTTGTCGAGTCGCGCCATCATGCCGCCGATGGAGGGGCTCTTCTCGACCATGACGACCTCAAGCCCGCCATCGGCGCAGTCGAGTGCGGCCTGCATGCCTGCCACACCGCCGCCGATGACAAGGACCCTCTTGTTGATCTTGAAGGACGAGGAGAAGAGCGGCTTGTTCTTTATGACCTTCGCCACGGACATCCTTACCTCGTCGATGGCCTTTCTCGTGTTGGCCTCTTTGTCAAGGCTGATCCAGGACACGTGTTCACGGATATTGGCCTGCTCGAAGAAGTAGCGGTTAAGTCCCGCCTTCATGACAGTCCGTCTGAAGGTATTCTCGTGCATACGGGGCGAGCATGCCGCCACCACGACCCTGTCGAGCTTGTGCTGCTCGATCGCATCCGTGATCTCTTTCTGTCCGGGCTCCGAACAGGTATACATGTAGTCCGTCGCATAGGCGACGCCGGGCATCTTCCGGGCCTCTTCGGCCACTTTCGCCACATCAACGGTTCCCGCGATGTTGCTTCCACAATGGCAGATAAATACACCAACCCGCATCGATCAGGTCTCCTTAATTGTTTGTCTCTTCCGCGGCCGCCTCTTTCTTCGCCTTCTGTGGCTTTTTCGCGGCTGCTTCCTCTGCTTTGATCTTCTCGTATTCTTCCCTGGTGATCCTGCGCGTGACGCTGTCGGCGCTCACGATCACCTTATCCATACCCAGTTCCTTAGGCGACAATCCGTAGGCAAGTCCCAGAAGCTGCGTGAAGTAGATGACAGGGATGTTGTAGTTCGAGCCCGTCGTCTTGTTCACCTGCTCCTGGCGAAGGTCAAGGTTCTGCTGGCACAGCGGACACGCGACGGCTATACAATTCGCGCCGGCATCGATGGCCATCTCGAGCACCTTGCCCGAAAGCCTGTTCACCATCTCCCGCTTCGGAACGCCGAAGGCGGCCCCGCAACACTCCATCTTGAAGGCGAAATCCTGGACCTGGATACCGGCTGCCGTCAGGACCTTGTCCATGGAAACCGGGTTCTCCGGATCATCGAACTGAGCGATCTCGGGCGGCCTGGAGAGGATACATCCGTAGTACGGTGCGACCTTCAGGTCCGGCATGATGTGGGTGACCCTGGCAGCGATGGCGTCCAAGCCGATGTCTTCATAGATGATCTGCAGGGAAGACTTGGACTCGACACCACAGTTGTACGCCTCGTCGAGAAGTCCATTGACCTCGTCCTTGAAGGCCTCGTCCCTCGACATGTTGTACTGGGCCTTCTTGAACGCCACAAGGCAGGAAGGACAGGGGGTCGTCAGGACGTCCTTGTTCATCTTCTCCACGAGGGTGAGGTTCCGTGCAGCAAGGGCCGCGGCGAACACGTGATCCACCGTGTGGGCCGGCGTGGAGCCACAGCAGCTCCAGTCATCGGGTTCCACCAGGCTCACTCCCAGGGCCTTCATGACGGCCCGAAGCGACTCGTCGTACTCCTTCGCGGTACCTTCCAGCGAACAACCACTGAAATATGCGTATTCTTTCTCAGCCATGCTTTTTCGCCTTTTCCTGGAATCTATTGAAAATCTGAGCTACTTTGTCGGCGCCTTTTATCGTCTTGGGGAACAAGCTGATCTTGCCCTTGCTCATGACCTTCGGCCCGAGCTCCGCATCGCCCATGAACTGACCCGATTTGAACTTGTAGCCCATGAGGATACCCATCTCGAAGATCCTGCCGTGCTTCTTCATTGAATCGAGGAATGAATCGTAGAAAAGCTGAACGTCCTTCTCGGAGACCTTGCCCTCGCGTCGGGCCATGATCCTCAGCGTGTCCATGATATGGGCCACGTCGATCTCGCAGGGACATCGCGTGGTGCATGTCTCGCAGGTGGCGCAGAGCCATATCGCTTTGGAGGTGAGGATCGTCTCCTTCTGTCCGGCCTGCAGAAGACGCATGACCATGCTCACCGGATAGTCGAAGTACTGGGTGTAGGGACACCCGGCGGTACAGTTCCCGCACTGATAGCACAGCGATGGGTTCTGGCCGCTCTCGTTCTTCACCTCTTCGATGAAAGCCCAATCGGTTTTTTCAGTTAAATTGATCGTGTCCATTCAGATTAACCAACCTTTAGAGCCGGCAGCAGTGAGCCCGTTTATCATAAGTCGAATTGTGCCCGTGAACTCTCCAATGACTGCTCCGGAAAATATATTCACTATAGTGAACACTATTAGTGAACCAACAGAACCAGACTGCTTATCAATGAACTATACCCCTTAAAACCTTTTGGTATTTAACACTAATTGGATTTTCCTTGTCAATACATATTTGACGCGCCAACCATTCAGGATAATGAATACTCCTTTTGTTAACCCCTCTCATCCTGTTGATAACACAGGGGCTTTTTCAGCAGAGCATGTAATTCTCTTCACAAGGATGTTGTGAAAAAATTTTCTTGACAATATTGAACGTTTGTTTAAAATGCTTGTATGAAACTATTGTTTAACATGAAACGGTGGACCGGAATTGATCGATAGACCGAACACACGGCAGCGGATCCTCGAGGCGGCCGGAGAGATCTTCGCCGACTCAGGGTTCCGCCAGACAACCGTCAGGCAGATCAGCGCGCGGGCAGGCGTGAACATCGCCGCCATCAACTACCATTTT encodes the following:
- a CDS encoding hydrogenase, which codes for MTGNENPYLPELATVTKVIEETPNIKSFQVVFNDAEKMKSFTFEPGQVGQLSVFGVGESTFVINSPPTRMEYLQFSVMKAGEVTTALHGIYEGDVIGVRAPLGNWFPYNDMKGKNILFIGGGIGLAPLRTLILYMLDNRADYKDITIIYGSRTPPDLCYKDELKEWEERSDVNLILTVDNEFPGWTKRTGFVPTVLKEEAPKAENTIAITCGPPIMIKFVLEGLAGLNFPDENIITTLEARMKCGIGLCGR
- a CDS encoding hydrogenase; the protein is MADKGYLPKEKIKEFVEALGKDATVFAPCLEGDTIIFREYTPDKEISLDRPANTPPKGAIYPQSETLLSFEFKKEADKPQKMDVELKVNTDFPKTVVFGGRPCDARGFTIIDRVFIDTDTADPYYKKRRENTTIVTRCCNGPVAGCFCVGVGGGPAVTEGSDVVMTEVDGGYYLEAVTDKGKAVMSLPMVQDGASYEAKAKAANEKATAAVRNPFPEGADKISPELFDSGDFWGRVVEKCLSCGACTFLCPTCYCFNITDEQAVTTGERVRSWDSCMFQHFTLETSGHNPRPVKNRRFRNRVGHKFYYYPEKYDGAIACTGCGRCIRYCPVSVDISEIVGYLRDPKADPQAWAAEKKDAKN
- a CDS encoding 4Fe-4S ferredoxin, whose translation is MSTQKLKEIIKQVLPDVETVICWQEGFDKLNVTPIFITSPEQADKVVWNPLCAQNLASYLPSQKKKVAVAVKGCDSRTIVQYMQEGLIDRDNVVIVGIPCKGIISKKKVQKAIGNEPVEDVTFTDGSVKVKTPSGEKTFAIADVCPSKCASCQYPTPVIYDHLTGDAIQSDKPAESVYADVVELEGKTLEERKAYFESEFSKCIRCYACRNACPMCVCQDSCIAETRDPHWITQKLSLDEKFMFHMIHALHLAGRCVECGECERACPMEIPVAKLKKKINKEMKELFDYIPGVNPEDKPPMYTFNVDEAKIKEHKL
- a CDS encoding hydrogenase iron-sulfur subunit, which translates into the protein MSEVAPKELRIVGFLCNWCSYGGADTAGVGRFRQPTDLRIIRVPCSGRVDPMFVVRALLTGADGVLVSGCHPRDCHYTDGNFYARRRLEMLKRLLPFLGIDGRRFHYTWVSASEGAKWQQVVTDFTKQVHALGPMHQK
- a CDS encoding CoB--CoM heterodisulfide reductase iron-sulfur subunit A family protein — protein: MRVGVFICHCGSNIAGTVDVAKVAEEARKMPGVAYATDYMYTCSEPGQKEITDAIEQHKLDRVVVAACSPRMHENTFRRTVMKAGLNRYFFEQANIREHVSWISLDKEANTRKAIDEVRMSVAKVIKNKPLFSSSFKINKRVLVIGGGVAGMQAALDCADGGLEVVMVEKSPSIGGMMARLDKTFPTVDCSICILGPKMVDVAQHDLIKLHAYSEIAEIKGYVGNYQVKIRKKPTYVDWTKCTGCGLCMEKCPTKNAYDHFNFGAAPTRAINIPFPQAIPKKATIDPNFCRQFTKGKCGVCAKVCPTGAINYEMQEEFITEEVGAIITATGYGLMDIERLTEYGGGRYPDVITGIQYERFLNASGPTSGHIIRPSDHEEPKTIVFVSCAGSRDKSLGVPYCSNFCCMYIAKQAILTKDHIPDSQSYVFYMDVRSPGKGYDEFTRRAQEEYGAKYIRGRVSRIYPKGKKMVVRGADTLLGTQVEIEADLVVLGTAVVAAPGAAQMAEKLHISYDTFGFYVESHPKLRPVETNTSGVFLAGACQGPKDIPASVGQGSAAAAKVLSLFSKDMLESDPAIAQVNQNTCVGCLKCLKTCPFQAIVEDTLRNGKKVAKVIETVCAGCGVCTSTCPCGAIQLQHFTDNQLLAEVNAICQK
- a CDS encoding heterodisulfide reductase subunit B; this encodes MAEKEYAYFSGCSLEGTAKEYDESLRAVMKALGVSLVEPDDWSCCGSTPAHTVDHVFAAALAARNLTLVEKMNKDVLTTPCPSCLVAFKKAQYNMSRDEAFKDEVNGLLDEAYNCGVESKSSLQIIYEDIGLDAIAARVTHIMPDLKVAPYYGCILSRPPEIAQFDDPENPVSMDKVLTAAGIQVQDFAFKMECCGAAFGVPKREMVNRLSGKVLEMAIDAGANCIAVACPLCQQNLDLRQEQVNKTTGSNYNIPVIYFTQLLGLAYGLSPKELGMDKVIVSADSVTRRITREEYEKIKAEEAAAKKPQKAKKEAAAEETNN
- a CDS encoding 4Fe-4S dicluster domain-containing protein, with product MDTINLTEKTDWAFIEEVKNESGQNPSLCYQCGNCTAGCPYTQYFDYPVSMVMRLLQAGQKETILTSKAIWLCATCETCTTRCPCEIDVAHIMDTLRIMARREGKVSEKDVQLFYDSFLDSMKKHGRIFEMGILMGYKFKSGQFMGDAELGPKVMSKGKISLFPKTIKGADKVAQIFNRFQEKAKKHG